The genomic DNA GCTATCATGGCTAGCCAAGGACTGGGGGCTGTTCCTGGGCTAATGGTGCCACGGCCTTAATGGCGGACGCTCAGGTGAGCCCCCGTGTTCTGGGAAGTTGACATCGGAGCTACGTGGGCGTCAGGTGTCGAGAATCGATTTCGTGCCGGGATTGGATATCGTGAGGTCGCAGCTTAGGTAAAGATGGAGAGTCTGGGGGATGCATATGGTAATAATGGTGGCACGGGGAGAAGGCATTACTTAATGGTGGAGTATCGCCAAGATTAGATTAGATAAGTCCAAATGGTGGactgtacagagtacagataCTGCGTACGGATATCTGTATATGCTACCCAGGTGGTACACACAGTTCCTAAGGTATctagataggtaggtagatcGCCAAGATTAGATTAGATAAGTCCAAATGGTGGactgtacagagtacagataCTGCGTACGGATATCTGTATATGCTACCCAGGTGGTACACACAGTTCCTAAGGTATctagataggtaggtagatgCAGGACGCATCTTCACAACCGGCATGTGTGTATTTTCTGCTTGGTTAGGAGAATCTGGCGTGGCCATTGTCTGTCGTGCTGAAAGGTGGGCGATGGATCCGGAGCATTTCAGCCGGAACTCAATTGTTTTGAAGAGGAAGACAGTCAGAGAGAGATTCAGGGCATCCCTGACGTGACGTGCGGTCATTTGGGGTGTCGGGCTTCGGCCAAGACTCTGTCGTGTCGGACTGTTCTCGATTTAAGCAGATGCAAAAAGTGTACATTGGTTGGCTAGGGGGCAAGGTACTCCGTACATTTGTTGATTGTCCCGCCCGCAGCATTGGTCCTTTCTTGCTTTGATTGTTCGTCTCGCCCGGCCTTACGTAGCGGCCCCAGACCACATACCACATACCAGAGCCAGTTGGAGAGAAGGAGTTGTGAGGGGGCGGAAGGGTGGAGGAGCCATGGAGGGGCAGGGCTGGAGGAAGTGACGAGAGGTGGTGGAAGTGGTCCGGACAGGGGCCGCCAGCAGAATGACAGAGAACGAGGGAGAATCTTCTTTCCCGTTCGACCTCCACTACCATTTCAGTTCTAGCCATGACACCTGTGAAAATCATACTTCCTACCTTAGGTACTAAGCAATGGAGCAATCCACCAAGACATAGCTCTACACACTTACTGCCACAGGGTTACTTGCGCAGTATTGTATTGCGCTGGTGACAGAGAGCATTGCATAATAACACAGGGCATTCCATCCAATACACACATAGCACCTTTCATCTTGAGCAATAAAAGGTGGCCACTTAGGCTTACCGCTTTGCCTCCTCTGCCTCGCCTTCCTTAGTCCCTGCCTTCTAGACAGTGTATCCACCATCCACACCTCCCATTACGCACCAGCGCCTGGCTGCTAGAGCAAACTGCGCGCACTTCGCACTgcaacttttttttttgcccaCCTCCCACACATCCCACCTTAAGGCTCTCTTGCGTATTGACAAACTCTTAAACCTTGCATTTGTCTCTACttttccctcccccatccTTTTCAAACGAGACgacctttttttttatttacCACTCAACCGCTTGTAGATACCCTTCCAGCAAGTCGGATAATCACCCTCTCCTctactcgactcgactcgactcgactcgactcaaCTCGATTCGTACCTTCAcctctttcccccctctttAGAGCGTTGTTGTGAGCGCAACCCCGCCATCATCAAAAGTCCGCCGGACGACCCTTGTTTACAATCCGTACAGAAAGAACACAACCGCCCAACATGAGTGTCGTTGGTATGTTTGCGCATCTTCCCTTCTGTCACCCGTTGCCGCGCGGCACGAGGAAAGTATTTGCTGACTTGTCTCTTCTGCAGGTGTCGATTTCGGAACCCTCAAGACGGTGATTGCCGTCGCCAGAAATCGCGGCGTCGATGTGGTGCGTACCCAACgcttgcccctccccctccaaaATTTTCGACTTTTTGCGACACATTAACGATGACTGACACTCGCCATCTAGATCTCCAACGAGGTTTCCAACCGCGCCACGCCGTACGTACTATCCGGACACCCTCCTTGACCCTATACATACCCGATTTGCAGTTAGACTGACGGCTATTTCTAGATCTGTGGTTGGCTTCGGCCCCAAGTCGCGATACCTCGGCGAGAGCGCCAAGACGCAAGAGATCTCCAACCTGAAGAACACCGTCAGCGCCATCAAGCGTCTTGCCGGTCGCTCTTTCAACGACCCCGATGCCCAGATCGAGCAGCAGTACATCACCGCCCCTCTTGTCGATGTTAACGGTcaggtcggcgtcgaggtcaaCTACCTCGGCAAGAAGGAGAGGTTCACCAACACCCAGCTGATTGCCATGTACCTGAGCAAGATCAAGCAGACGACGCAAGCCGAGATCAAGCTCCCCGTCTCTGACTTGGTAATGAGCGTCCCCGCTTGGTTCACTGACATCCAGCGCCGCGCTATTatcgatgccgccgagatcgccggACTGAAGCTCCTTCGCCTTATGAACGACACTACTGCTGCCGCTTTGGGCTGGGGTATCACCAAGCTCGACCTCCCCGCTCCCGAGGAGAAGCCCCGCCGTGTGGCCTTCATCGACATTGGCCACAGCAACTACACTGCTTCCATTGTCGAAttcaagaagggcgagctcgccgtcaaGGGCACCGCCTTTGACCGCCACTTTGGTGGCCGTGACTTCGAcaaggccctcgtcgagcaccTCGGCAAGGAGTTCAGCGGCAAGTACAAGATTGACATCCACTCCAACGGCCGGGCCATGGCTCGCAccattgccgccgccgagaagtgCAAGAAGATTTTGTCTGCCAACCAGCAGGCCCCTGTCAACATCGAGTCCATCAtgaacgacgtcgacgttgcCGCCATGATTACCCGCCAGGAGTTCGAGGCCATGGTTGAGCCTCTGCTGGCCCGCGTCCACGTGCCTCTCGAGCAGGCtctggccgaggccaagctgACCAAGGATGATATCGACATCATTGAGGTCATCGGCGGTGGCAGCCGTGTCCCCGCCCTCAAGGAGAGAATCCAGGCTTTCTTCGGCAAGACCCTATCCTTCACCCTGAACCAAGACGAGGCCATTGCCCGTGGTGCCGCCTTCAGCTGCGCCATCCTGTCCCCCGTCTTCCGAGTCCGCGATTTCACTGTCCAGGATATCATGAGCTACCCCATCGAGTTCACCTGGGAGAAGGCTCCCGATATCCCCGATGAAGACACCAGCCTGACCGTCTTTAACCGCGGCAACGTCCTGCCTTCTACCAAGATCCTTACCTTCTACCGCAAGCAGcccttcgacctcgaggctcGCTACGCCAAGCCTGAAGACCTTCCGGGCAAGATCAACCCATGGATTGGTCGCTTTTCCGTCAAGGGCGTTaaggccgacggcaaggacgATTTCATGATCTGCAAGCTCAAGGCGCGCGTCAATATCCATGGTGTTCTCAACGTCGAGAGCGGCTATTATGTCGAGGAccaggaggtcgaggaggaggtcaaggaAGACGAGAACGGAGACAAGAAGGACCCTGATGTGAGTTTTGAGGCGTCTCGTCATGAAGTTTTGTTACCTACCGAGGTGGGCGATGCCatgaggtcgccgccgaaaCGTCGACGTCATGACATTGACCCTGAGCCTCGTTCTTACCCGCCCTGCGAGttcgtcgaggacgaagatgggATGCCGAAGCTAACGTATGCACCCCTTAAGGCCATGGAGACGGACAACAAGGACGATACGCCCAAGAAGACCCGTAAGGTCAAGAAGCAGGTCCGCAAGGGCGACCTGCCCATCGTCAGCGGCACCGCGTCCCTGTCCGAAACAGCGAGAACCTCGCTTTTCGAGAAGGAGTCTTCCATGGTTATGGAGGACAAGCTTGTTGCCGACAccgaggaaaagaagaacgAGCTCGAGACCTACATCTACGATCTCCGCAACAAGCTCGACGACCAGTACGCTGAGTTTGCTAGTGATGAGGAGAAGACCAAGATTAAGGAGAAGCTTGAGCAGACCGAAGTGAGTTTTCATTCTTTTTTCTCGCATTCCCCATGAGACCGGAAGCCGTAAGCGACCATTTGCTAAAATAATTGAATAGGACTGGCTCTACGATGAGGGTGATGACACCACCAAGGCTGTCTACATCGCCAAGATCGACGAGATCCGTGCTATGGCCGGACCTATTGTTCAACGCCACTTCGACAAGGTTGAGGAGGAGCGCCGCCTCGTTCAGGAGAGAGTAGACGCCGAGAAGGCTGCCAAGCGtgccgaagaggaggcccGCAAAGCCGCCGAGGCAGAGAAGGCTCCCAAGGATGAGGAGATgaccgatgccgacggcaacAAGCCCGAGGGTGAGCAGGCTGGTGAGGGCACAAAATAGGATGCAATCGACCTGAACAGTGCCTGAATGGAtgaaagagaaagggaaaaagcAAGAAGTAACGAAGATGATAGAATAGACCCTAGCTATGGTTTCTTTCGGGTTGGCATAGGGCTCACAGGCTAGAGCAGCTTCGACGGTTTTTACCATGGAATGAGAGAAATGACATGACCTTTGATGATATCCACCTGACACCAGATGTACTTGAATGTATCCCTATTGCAACAAcacatcaacatcaacatcaaaACCAACTTGCTAAGTAATATCTTTCACTCATGTACTTTTGCAATCGGGGTTGGTGCTTTTGGAGGTTGTGACTTGGTAAGAGGGCCACGTCAAAGATGTCATGGAGGAGTACAAAGACACACATGTTAAACAGCCCCCCCCTGGTTTTTATTGGCATAATTAACCCAGCCAGATGTTAACATGGCTCGATACGTCAACACCGAAACGTTGATTTTCTTCCAGAACCTGACACTGGATCTCTCATGACCCGTTTCGTTGGATCCTACCCGATCTGGTGACTTTTGTTAGGATTGAGATTTGAATGCGAAATAATTGCTTTTAGGGAAGAGACCTGGAAAGAAACGATGCAGGGAGATGGCGGGGAGATGATCGTACACAAAAACAaggttcttttcttcttgaCTCGTCCATCATCAATCCCTTCCCCCATGCCACAACCAATCCGGGTTTCCTTTCCTCCTTTCCCATTCCCTCGTTTCAAGAAACATAGCTCTCCATCCCTCTTTTTCATGCAAAATTAAAACATTCTCACAAACCCCCATGCTCATCGTTCGGCTTGGACAGTCAGACCACGGCCCTGCTCCCAAAACGAAGGGGCGAGATGGgtaaggggggaggggttgtATTTAGTGGATGTCGAAGAGGGGCTTGAGCTTGATGATGAGTTGCCACTCATCGTTGCTGACGTCTTTGCGGTAGAACTCCTTGAGGGTGTCGATGGAGGCACGCGAGATGAGACTGTACAGCGTGTCCGActcctcgagctggcggccGTACGTCGGCTGGTGGCCGCCCATCTCGATCTTGACAGCGACCGAGGGCTGG from Colletotrichum higginsianum IMI 349063 chromosome 3, whole genome shotgun sequence includes the following:
- a CDS encoding Hsp70-like protein, with the translated sequence MSVVGVDFGTLKTVIAVARNRGVDVISNEVSNRATPSVVGFGPKSRYLGESAKTQEISNLKNTVSAIKRLAGRSFNDPDAQIEQQYITAPLVDVNGQVGVEVNYLGKKERFTNTQLIAMYLSKIKQTTQAEIKLPVSDLVMSVPAWFTDIQRRAIIDAAEIAGLKLLRLMNDTTAAALGWGITKLDLPAPEEKPRRVAFIDIGHSNYTASIVEFKKGELAVKGTAFDRHFGGRDFDKALVEHLGKEFSGKYKIDIHSNGRAMARTIAAAEKCKKILSANQQAPVNIESIMNDVDVAAMITRQEFEAMVEPLLARVHVPLEQALAEAKLTKDDIDIIEVIGGGSRVPALKERIQAFFGKTLSFTLNQDEAIARGAAFSCAILSPVFRVRDFTVQDIMSYPIEFTWEKAPDIPDEDTSLTVFNRGNVLPSTKILTFYRKQPFDLEARYAKPEDLPGKINPWIGRFSVKGVKADGKDDFMICKLKARVNIHGVLNVESGYYVEDQEVEEEVKEDENGDKKDPDVSFEASRHEVLLPTEVGDAMRSPPKRRRHDIDPEPRSYPPCEFVEDEDGMPKLTYAPLKAMETDNKDDTPKKTRKVKKQVRKGDLPIVSGTASLSETARTSLFEKESSMVMEDKLVADTEEKKNELETYIYDLRNKLDDQYAEFASDEEKTKIKEKLEQTEDWLYDEGDDTTKAVYIAKIDEIRAMAGPIVQRHFDKVEEERRLVQERVDAEKAAKRAEEEARKAAEAEKAPKDEEMTDADGNKPEGEQAGEGTK